A genomic segment from Chitinophaga niabensis encodes:
- a CDS encoding low molecular weight protein-tyrosine-phosphatase, translated as MKILMVCLGNICRSPLAEGILRHMAAQKHLNWEIDSAGTGNWHVGDPPDARSVKVARQHGIDISGLRGRQFNAGDFDTFDRIYVMDLDNYRDVLRKARNDADREKVQLLLEHQQPVPDPWYDDALFEPVFNLIHNACERIVNQ; from the coding sequence ATGAAGATATTGATGGTTTGCCTTGGCAACATTTGCCGGTCTCCCCTTGCTGAAGGCATTCTCCGCCATATGGCAGCACAAAAGCATTTGAACTGGGAGATAGATTCCGCCGGTACCGGAAACTGGCACGTGGGAGACCCTCCGGACGCCAGATCAGTTAAGGTAGCCAGGCAGCATGGCATTGATATTTCAGGGCTAAGAGGCAGGCAGTTCAATGCGGGCGACTTCGATACTTTCGACCGGATCTACGTGATGGACCTGGACAATTACCGGGACGTGCTGCGTAAAGCCCGGAATGATGCTGACCGCGAAAAGGTACAATTATTGCTCGAACACCAGCAGCCGGTACCAGATCCCTGGTACGACGATGCGCTGTTTGAGCCTGTCTTCAACCTGATCCACAATGCCTGTGAACGCATTGTAAATCAGTAA